The following coding sequences are from one Arachis hypogaea cultivar Tifrunner chromosome 7, arahy.Tifrunner.gnm2.J5K5, whole genome shotgun sequence window:
- the LOC112701234 gene encoding zinc finger BED domain-containing protein RICESLEEPER 1-like, whose protein sequence is MLESGLKFQKAFKRLGERDTEYALMQGGIPRNIDWDNAKHFMEFLKIFHDVTKSVSGSLLVTSSQYFHEFCKILRVFKASCGSRDPLLGSMAERMKLKYDKYWGNIKNINMMIFVVVVLDPRYKLKFVNFSFEKLYDKNDADFLGAKVKETFSNMFDCYVSANNGGRSFTSAIMDGASDVGVPDGNMAGDFFKEVHFHEIINKNEVDLYLMDGLEKPRDQNTFDILNWWKVNSSKYHILSQIARDVLAMPVSTVASESAFSTGGRVLNNYRSSLTPKTVEALICTQNWLRASPMTTDFEELIEEFEKLELEIAPTGEDEDESGVYSD, encoded by the exons ATGCTTGAAAGTGGTTTGAAGTTTCAAAAGGCGTTCAAGAGGCTAGGGGAGAGAGATACAGAATATGCTCTAATGCAAGGTGGTATTCCGAGGAATATTGATTGGGACAATGCAAAACACTTTAtggaattcttgaaaatttttcatgaTGTTACAAAGAGTGTGTCTGGTAGTTTGCTTGTgacttcttctcaatattttcatgagttttgtAAGATTTTGCGAGTGTTCAAGGCTTCTTGTGGTAGTCGAGATCCATTACTTGGGAGTATGGCTGAGAGGATGAAGCTTAAGTATGACAAGTACTGGGgtaacataaaaaatatcaatatgatgatttttgttgTTGTGGTTCTTGATCCTAGATACAAGTTGAAGTTTGTGAACTTTAGCTTTGAAAAGCTATATGATAAGAATGATGCTGATTTTTTGGGTGCAAAAGTGAAAGAGACATTCTCCAATATGTTTGATTGCTATGTGAGTGCAAATAATGGGGGTAGATCATTTACTTCAGCAATAATGGATGGTGCATCAGATGTGGGAGTACCTGATGGCAACATGGCTGGTGATTTTTTCAAGGAGGTTCATTTTCATGAGATCATTAACAAGAATGAGGTGGATTTGTATTTGATGGATGGTTTAGAGAAGCCTCGTGATCAAAATACTTTTGACATATTGAATTGGTGGAAGGTAAATTCTAGCAAGTATCATATCTTATCCCAAATAGCTAGAGATGTCTTAGCAATGCCGGTCTCAACTGTTGCTTCAGAATCAGCTTTTAGCACTGGTGGAAGAGTGCTTAACAACTATAGGAGTTCTTTAACTCCAAAGACAGTTGAGGCATTGATATGCACACAAAATTGGCTTCGTGCTTCTCCAATGACAACTgattttgaggagcttattgaAGAGTTTGAGAAACTTGAGTTAG aaattgcACCAACCGGAGAAGATGAGGATGAGTCTGGTGTATATTCTGATTAA